One segment of Sulfobacillus thermosulfidooxidans DSM 9293 DNA contains the following:
- a CDS encoding sensor histidine kinase — translation MKRTQWNKGQEETESLLGIARRSLDEVRQVVETLPSYTPVFDMVNELKRAKIETTLDWNPPVTASPRLQADWDLILREGITNILRHAHASTVRIQLRGDDNGWTLVIEDNGKGFSQAHGHGLQGIKSRAAKWNGKVDIISFPEQGTSLVITGEFVEVSKGACEDIYDSDYDYRRPISGA, via the coding sequence TTGAAACGGACCCAATGGAATAAGGGCCAGGAAGAAACCGAGTCGTTATTAGGGATCGCCCGCCGTTCTTTGGATGAAGTGCGGCAGGTGGTTGAGACATTGCCAAGTTATACTCCTGTCTTCGATATGGTTAATGAACTGAAGCGGGCTAAGATTGAGACCACGTTAGATTGGAATCCCCCTGTGACAGCGAGTCCTCGACTTCAGGCGGATTGGGATTTGATTTTGCGAGAAGGGATTACAAATATTCTGCGTCATGCCCACGCCAGCACCGTTCGTATTCAACTCAGGGGCGATGATAACGGCTGGACATTGGTCATTGAAGATAATGGGAAAGGGTTCAGTCAAGCCCATGGGCACGGACTTCAAGGAATAAAAAGTCGGGCCGCAAAATGGAATGGAAAAGTGGATATTATAAGCTTTCCGGAGCAGGGCACATCCCTTGTGATCACAGGAGAATTTGTTGAGGTCTCAAAAGGAGCGTGCGAAGACATCTATGATTCGGATTATGATTATCGAAGACCAATCTCTGGTGCGTGA
- a CDS encoding response regulator transcription factor, with translation MIRIMIIEDQSLVRDALVALLSLQPAIEVIGYAASGQEGVELVRNLKPDVVLLDIQMPRGDGIWATREIRRLCPDVRCLLLTTFAKDEYLRQGLAAGASGYVLKDTPTDEVVRAIEAVLEGKMWITPSMQARLSELFQQDALTERERKVLQLAQNGATNRQIAAALFLAEGSVKNLWTEIFSKLSAKNRVEAIAIAREKGII, from the coding sequence ATGATTCGGATTATGATTATCGAAGACCAATCTCTGGTGCGTGACGCCTTGGTGGCCTTGCTGTCCTTGCAGCCCGCCATTGAGGTCATTGGATATGCGGCCTCCGGGCAAGAAGGGGTGGAGCTGGTCCGAAACCTCAAGCCCGATGTAGTGCTCTTGGATATTCAAATGCCACGCGGAGACGGGATTTGGGCGACACGCGAAATCCGCCGCCTGTGTCCTGATGTCCGCTGTTTACTCTTGACCACGTTTGCTAAAGATGAGTACTTACGCCAGGGCCTGGCCGCAGGAGCATCCGGTTATGTGTTAAAGGACACGCCCACTGACGAAGTGGTTCGGGCCATCGAAGCGGTTTTAGAGGGGAAGATGTGGATTACACCCAGTATGCAAGCCCGCCTGTCGGAATTATTTCAGCAAGACGCCTTGACTGAAAGGGAACGGAAGGTGCTCCAACTCGCCCAAAATGGCGCGACAAATCGTCAGATCGCAGCCGCTTTATTTTTAGCGGAAGGCTCGGTAAAAAATCTATGGACGGAAATCTTCAGTAAGCTTTCCGCTAAAAATCGCGTCGAAGCGATTGCGATTGCCCGGGAAAAAGGAATTATTTAA
- a CDS encoding class I SAM-dependent methyltransferase, with translation MMSISWNEFMDRHADKFRGSVESIKQVQERRYKGKVQAIYDSLQKPVLDIGSGRGEWLTILHEAHIPAIGIELNPLQAQRLIEQGLTVHCEDAIKYLRNRPADSLSVVTAFQVVEHWSAPLVWEAINLAYNALSTGGLLILETVNVSSVWAWNHFAYDPTHTLPLPPDLLKFMVEQAGFEPVTVEFFASVPEHMQLPVNSPQVHALNQWLYGPQDYAVFGMK, from the coding sequence ATGATGAGCATTTCGTGGAATGAATTCATGGATCGACATGCCGATAAATTTCGCGGGTCAGTGGAGTCTATCAAACAAGTTCAAGAACGCCGCTATAAGGGTAAAGTTCAGGCAATTTATGACTCGTTGCAAAAACCGGTTTTGGATATCGGTTCTGGTCGAGGAGAATGGTTGACAATATTGCATGAAGCCCATATTCCGGCCATTGGCATCGAATTAAACCCTTTGCAAGCTCAACGCCTCATCGAACAAGGCCTTACCGTTCATTGTGAAGACGCGATAAAATATCTTCGAAATCGGCCCGCCGATTCATTATCGGTAGTCACAGCGTTCCAAGTAGTAGAACACTGGTCTGCTCCTTTAGTCTGGGAAGCTATCAATCTCGCGTACAATGCATTAAGTACCGGAGGGCTGTTGATTCTTGAGACGGTCAACGTATCGTCCGTATGGGCATGGAACCATTTTGCATATGACCCAACTCATACATTGCCATTGCCTCCAGATTTATTGAAATTTATGGTTGAGCAAGCGGGTTTTGAACCAGTAACAGTAGAATTCTTCGCGTCTGTTCCTGAGCACATGCAATTGCCCGTGAATTCTCCTCAGGTGCACGCCCTCAATCAATGGCTCTACGGTCCACAAGATTACGCTGTATTTGGAATGAAATAA
- a CDS encoding response regulator transcription factor has product MAGQQSINILVVAERERDRLTWSAALEHFGLTVIHVATGHDGIRELRQGGIDVVILERRISDPHGLIVCQEMRRHSATPIVMIADTFDEWDEVAAFRMGASDYLTKPVAIGRLLSRIYRLARAGPHIADAARDADEFLVYLDQQIVSFKGHELTLSARETKLLEVLFKAPKVILTRESLLDQVWGLESLDLEVRTVDVAIARLRKKLQDHFSINPIETVIGTGYRYRSDVLRVRFVTSQEVISS; this is encoded by the coding sequence ATGGCGGGACAACAAAGTATCAACATTTTAGTTGTGGCAGAAAGAGAACGTGACCGTCTCACCTGGTCTGCCGCGTTGGAGCATTTTGGACTGACGGTGATCCATGTTGCCACAGGGCACGACGGCATTCGCGAATTACGCCAAGGTGGGATTGATGTCGTCATCTTGGAACGCCGCATTTCTGATCCGCATGGGCTGATTGTCTGTCAGGAAATGCGGCGCCATTCTGCTACACCGATTGTGATGATTGCCGATACTTTCGACGAATGGGATGAAGTGGCGGCTTTTCGGATGGGTGCTAGTGACTATCTGACCAAACCTGTGGCTATTGGACGCTTACTATCGCGCATTTACCGGCTTGCACGGGCAGGGCCGCACATTGCCGATGCGGCACGTGATGCGGATGAGTTCCTGGTTTATCTGGACCAACAAATTGTGTCATTTAAAGGACACGAATTGACGTTGTCGGCCCGGGAAACCAAGTTATTGGAAGTGCTCTTTAAGGCCCCCAAAGTCATTCTGACCCGGGAGAGTCTCTTAGATCAAGTCTGGGGTTTGGAATCGTTAGATTTGGAAGTGCGCACGGTTGATGTCGCCATTGCCCGTTTGCGAAAAAAACTTCAAGACCATTTTTCTATTAATCCGATTGAAACCGTTATCGGCACGGGCTATCGGTATCGATCGGACGTCTTGCGGGTACGGTTTGTGACATCCCAGGAGGTGATCTCGTCATGA
- a CDS encoding diguanylate cyclase domain-containing protein yields the protein MNDKLWDPSRARFQTRARILLHHLTLLKNLWTLGPMTEREVRTLWFYLFQLAGTGVALDYSDIIPGARGFLEWVQETVRQGSMRGEEFQQRLDQFLEIPRHLIAGQEMAPESSAQVVWGDRLVVVDNKPTLLWEKALRQHAVSIFTMPFSPTQVLRTARIMRPHMILLNAASPVRELESLCAVLRDDRRLDGTAVYLYVRAEQSELPAKLLRHIDGLITDYERSESMAAQILGILARVNQRRESSIWDPYTDLYSLAYLRERLEEEILRQQRQPTRLGIIALTWDPRSVHTMDEEPGRTYLIIRRLAEYLQSQIRRSDVVAYDGMGRFYLVLFEANRRVISERTKMIQQQIRTETDMGLGSLLTGMALAPDHGNVPEDLFTHADRALWDELEQATVPSSLSTLSP from the coding sequence ATGAACGATAAATTATGGGATCCAAGTCGCGCACGATTTCAAACGCGTGCACGCATCTTGCTACACCATTTAACCCTACTGAAAAATCTTTGGACCTTGGGCCCTATGACCGAACGCGAAGTCCGAACATTATGGTTTTATTTATTTCAACTCGCGGGAACGGGAGTGGCCTTAGACTATTCTGACATTATTCCAGGAGCCCGCGGATTTTTAGAGTGGGTTCAAGAAACCGTTAGGCAAGGCAGCATGAGAGGAGAGGAATTTCAACAACGCTTGGATCAATTTCTTGAGATACCCCGTCACCTGATTGCGGGTCAAGAAATGGCACCGGAGTCTTCCGCTCAGGTGGTGTGGGGAGATCGCCTTGTCGTTGTGGATAATAAGCCTACGCTGTTGTGGGAAAAGGCTCTCCGTCAACATGCGGTTTCTATTTTCACGATGCCGTTTTCTCCAACCCAGGTATTGCGCACAGCACGAATCATGCGTCCTCACATGATTCTATTAAACGCTGCCAGCCCTGTGCGTGAACTCGAGTCATTGTGTGCTGTTTTACGTGACGACCGCCGGTTAGACGGAACCGCAGTCTATCTCTATGTGCGTGCGGAACAAAGCGAACTGCCCGCGAAACTCTTGCGTCATATTGATGGACTTATCACCGATTACGAACGTTCTGAGTCCATGGCTGCCCAGATTCTTGGGATCTTGGCGCGGGTCAATCAACGCCGGGAATCAAGTATTTGGGATCCGTATACGGATCTTTATTCTCTGGCGTATTTGCGAGAACGGTTAGAAGAAGAAATACTGCGGCAGCAACGGCAACCAACACGCTTAGGCATTATTGCTCTCACGTGGGATCCGCGAAGTGTCCATACGATGGATGAGGAACCTGGTCGAACCTATCTGATTATCCGGCGTCTGGCCGAGTATTTACAGTCTCAGATTCGGCGTTCAGATGTCGTCGCGTACGACGGGATGGGGCGATTTTATTTAGTGCTTTTCGAGGCTAATCGCCGGGTGATATCCGAGCGAACGAAAATGATACAACAACAAATTCGTACTGAGACCGACATGGGGCTTGGGTCTTTGCTCACAGGCATGGCTTTGGCACCCGATCATGGTAACGTTCCCGAAGATTTATTTACCCATGCCGACCGCGCTTTATGGGACGAATTAGAACAGGCTACGGTTCCGTCCTCGTTATCAACGTTATCTCCCTAA
- a CDS encoding sensor domain-containing protein produces MIEDFTMTILMNMTDGVYLVDPESKRLVFGNPVLLTMLGYGKDELKELTIYDLIVSDKDRIDSYLQRAFKKCRLHIREGVFRHKIGTLKKLEIHATPCWGHDQSLLFVLVREVTGNVDASSTPSSFQKAGEYDRDPLTGLMTRWAFQQKIQESLGTTTQGTLFWLDISHFVDINKDHGFLMGDSILKMFAERLQHSLQGDAIMARIADDEFALWSPYDRDALMVAHTILHAVTRPYLVDDDFLRLTVSMGVVRYPEDGVHVDALFSHALEALCQAKEVVGNTICSFDAQYHQDNLLRVSLKSQIPKALENQEFRLVYQPQIDIQTKTLIGMEALARWEMQRGTMVPPGQFIPIMEQMGLIGAFGTWVMKTACVQNKTWQNAGLRAIKMAVNVSAQQFSDNQLMAAVEEALAVSGLDPQWIELEITEGTAMQDIERTRAVLRDLKNVGINVVLDDFGTGFSSLAYLKNLPLDGLKIDLSFIQQLPHSATDRAIVIAILKMAKVLNLYVIAEGVETAAQLDFLQDEGCDMAQGYFISPPKPARDLEPLWDEMGQRSQVQ; encoded by the coding sequence ATGATAGAAGATTTTACCATGACAATACTCATGAATATGACCGATGGTGTCTATCTAGTAGATCCAGAGTCAAAGCGTCTGGTTTTTGGCAATCCTGTCCTTTTAACAATGCTGGGTTATGGAAAGGATGAACTGAAGGAATTAACCATCTACGATCTGATTGTGAGTGACAAGGATCGGATTGATTCTTACCTGCAGCGGGCCTTTAAGAAATGTCGCCTGCATATTCGCGAGGGAGTGTTCCGCCATAAAATCGGAACGTTAAAGAAACTGGAAATTCACGCCACTCCATGTTGGGGACATGATCAATCATTGTTGTTCGTGCTCGTTAGAGAAGTGACAGGCAATGTGGATGCATCTAGTACTCCCTCTTCTTTTCAAAAGGCAGGGGAATACGACCGAGATCCATTAACTGGCTTGATGACACGCTGGGCTTTTCAACAAAAAATCCAAGAAAGCCTAGGCACTACAACCCAGGGAACCTTATTTTGGTTGGACATTTCCCATTTTGTGGATATCAACAAGGATCACGGCTTTTTAATGGGGGATAGCATCCTGAAAATGTTCGCCGAGCGGCTGCAACATAGTCTCCAAGGTGACGCCATAATGGCACGGATTGCCGATGATGAATTTGCGTTATGGTCCCCTTATGACCGGGACGCATTGATGGTCGCCCACACCATCCTTCATGCGGTGACCCGTCCTTACCTCGTCGATGATGATTTTCTCCGTTTAACCGTGTCTATGGGGGTTGTGCGCTATCCTGAAGATGGCGTCCATGTTGACGCCTTGTTCAGCCATGCGTTAGAAGCCTTGTGCCAGGCCAAAGAGGTTGTGGGGAACACCATTTGTTCGTTTGATGCGCAATATCATCAAGACAATTTGCTGCGGGTCAGCTTGAAGAGTCAAATTCCCAAGGCTCTTGAAAATCAGGAATTTCGCTTGGTTTATCAACCCCAGATTGACATCCAGACGAAAACATTGATTGGTATGGAAGCGCTGGCCCGCTGGGAAATGCAAAGAGGCACGATGGTGCCGCCTGGTCAGTTTATTCCCATTATGGAACAAATGGGATTGATTGGCGCATTTGGCACATGGGTTATGAAAACCGCCTGTGTCCAAAACAAAACCTGGCAAAATGCCGGATTAAGGGCCATTAAAATGGCTGTGAATGTCTCAGCCCAACAGTTTTCCGACAATCAGTTGATGGCGGCGGTTGAAGAAGCATTGGCTGTGAGTGGATTAGATCCGCAGTGGATTGAGCTCGAAATTACAGAAGGTACAGCCATGCAAGATATTGAGCGAACGCGAGCTGTACTACGAGATTTGAAAAATGTTGGGATCAATGTGGTCCTGGATGATTTCGGGACGGGATTCTCATCGCTAGCCTATTTAAAAAATCTCCCCTTGGATGGTTTAAAAATCGATCTGAGCTTTATTCAACAACTTCCCCATAGTGCCACCGATAGAGCGATTGTGATCGCGATTCTTAAGATGGCCAAGGTTCTCAATCTATACGTGATTGCGGAAGGAGTAGAGACTGCAGCGCAACTTGACTTCTTACAAGATGAAGGCTGTGACATGGCACAGGGGTACTTCATTAGCCCTCCGAAACCGGCTCGGGACCTAGAACCGTTGTGGGATGAAATGGGACAACGCTCGCAAGTACAATGA
- a CDS encoding flagellar assembly protein A, with product MPAWIARIRDTVKNMVRGFHTSLHQVSHLAGFLPGRHEASGRIWIDDDGHVHVQNPRALHGLYPVILVPPAESGITVEVNGQKARGNEIVVQASDQIVIDTIPQPPLSRFDVHVDDAGMSAVLTVEYRMGLTRLIESTEPATRLVIPVKTQMESPRPITVEEVLSELNRIGIHNDRVDYAALLDFVNRQKSGSVTVALGIPAVSGTSESYQPLPLETKTRYYRGVAVDRPEFVEIGEIIGILVPGEASHPGITVWGTPILPTPPPPNMFKLGDGVEMMERGMHLVATRSGRVRWEPGSVRVIPEKIHVGPVRKTLTYDGDLIIEGDTHAPNSGHPRI from the coding sequence GTGCCAGCATGGATAGCACGAATTCGGGACACGGTGAAAAATATGGTCCGGGGATTTCATACGTCATTACACCAGGTGAGTCATCTCGCCGGATTTTTGCCTGGGCGCCACGAGGCATCGGGACGGATTTGGATTGATGACGATGGTCATGTCCACGTGCAAAATCCCCGCGCACTCCATGGACTATATCCTGTCATCCTGGTTCCGCCCGCGGAAAGTGGGATTACTGTCGAAGTCAATGGACAAAAGGCCAGAGGGAATGAAATCGTTGTGCAAGCCTCAGATCAGATTGTGATTGACACCATTCCCCAGCCACCCCTTTCCCGTTTCGACGTCCATGTCGATGACGCGGGCATGTCCGCCGTATTGACCGTAGAATATCGTATGGGACTGACTCGTCTGATTGAATCCACGGAGCCCGCAACCCGTCTGGTTATTCCGGTAAAAACTCAGATGGAATCTCCTCGACCTATCACCGTAGAGGAGGTCCTTAGCGAGTTAAATCGTATAGGCATTCACAACGATCGTGTGGATTATGCAGCACTCCTGGATTTTGTCAATCGACAAAAGTCAGGTTCGGTCACTGTGGCTCTAGGCATTCCGGCCGTTTCCGGCACCAGTGAATCCTATCAACCCTTGCCGCTAGAGACAAAGACTCGGTATTACCGGGGAGTGGCTGTTGATCGCCCAGAATTTGTAGAAATTGGCGAAATTATCGGGATTTTGGTTCCGGGTGAGGCTTCCCATCCCGGGATTACCGTGTGGGGTACGCCTATTCTCCCCACTCCTCCTCCTCCCAATATGTTTAAACTTGGTGATGGTGTCGAGATGATGGAACGTGGGATGCACTTGGTGGCGACCCGTAGCGGTCGGGTTCGGTGGGAACCTGGCAGTGTGCGGGTGATTCCTGAAAAAATCCATGTAGGCCCTGTGCGAAAGACATTGACCTACGATGGGGATTTAATCATTGAAGGAGACACCCATGCCCCGAATTCGGGGCACCCACGGATATGA
- a CDS encoding IS110 family transposase: protein MDLEVVVTHGAGLDVHKKVIVATVLTPTVNETRSFGTLTPDLLALADWLQSCGVTHVAMEATGVYWKPVVNLLEAYPFEAVMVVNPQHIKGMPGRKTDVQDSQWIAGLLRIGALKASYIPPRPQRELREIVRYRTSLQQARATEANRIQKVLEGANVKLGSVISDVLGVTGQRILAALADGETDPTALADLADPRIRASRDTLIQALTGLVTAHQRLMLRVQLQHVAFLDRQIAALSEEIATRLENFDDALARLQTIPGVERRTAEIIIAEIGTDLQRFPSAGHLVSWAGFSPGQHESAGKARPTRTRKGSKALRAALTQSGHAAGKTRTYLGAVYHRLAGRRGKQRAAVATGRHILIAVYAILRTPGAVYEDLGATYFDQRDRQALVRREIRRLEALGYRVRVEPTSQAG, encoded by the coding sequence ATGGACTTAGAGGTTGTGGTCACTCATGGCGCCGGGTTGGACGTCCACAAGAAGGTCATTGTCGCCACGGTGTTGACGCCGACGGTGAACGAGACGCGGTCGTTTGGCACCCTCACCCCCGATCTCTTGGCGTTAGCGGATTGGCTCCAATCCTGTGGGGTCACGCACGTGGCGATGGAAGCGACCGGAGTGTATTGGAAGCCCGTGGTCAACTTGTTGGAGGCGTATCCCTTTGAGGCCGTAATGGTCGTCAATCCCCAGCACATTAAGGGCATGCCGGGGCGGAAGACCGACGTGCAGGACTCGCAGTGGATTGCCGGGTTGCTCCGGATTGGCGCGTTGAAGGCCAGCTATATTCCGCCGCGTCCGCAGCGGGAGCTGCGGGAGATCGTGCGCTATCGGACGAGCCTACAGCAAGCCCGCGCCACGGAAGCCAACCGGATCCAAAAGGTGTTGGAAGGGGCTAATGTCAAACTCGGGAGCGTCATCAGCGATGTGTTGGGCGTTACCGGCCAGCGGATTCTCGCCGCCTTGGCGGACGGCGAGACCGACCCGACGGCTCTGGCCGATTTGGCCGATCCCCGGATCCGCGCCTCCCGGGACACCCTGATCCAGGCCTTGACCGGCTTGGTGACGGCCCATCAGCGCTTGATGCTCCGCGTACAGCTCCAGCATGTGGCCTTTTTGGATCGCCAGATTGCGGCGCTGTCGGAGGAAATCGCCACGCGCCTCGAAAATTTTGACGACGCCCTCGCCCGCTTGCAAACCATCCCTGGGGTCGAGCGTCGTACCGCCGAGATCATTATCGCCGAGATTGGGACCGATTTGCAACGGTTCCCGTCCGCCGGGCATCTGGTCTCCTGGGCCGGCTTCAGCCCCGGACAGCACGAGAGTGCGGGGAAAGCCCGACCGACGCGCACCCGCAAGGGCAGTAAAGCGCTGCGGGCCGCCTTGACCCAAAGTGGCCACGCCGCCGGCAAGACCCGGACCTATCTGGGGGCGGTGTATCACCGCCTCGCCGGCCGCCGCGGGAAGCAACGCGCGGCTGTGGCGACGGGACGCCACATCTTGATCGCGGTGTATGCGATCTTGCGGACCCCGGGGGCTGTCTACGAAGATTTGGGCGCTACCTATTTTGATCAGCGGGATCGGCAGGCCCTGGTCCGCCGGGAAATTCGCCGGCTCGAAGCCTTGGGTTATCGGGTGCGGGTGGAGCCGACCTCGCAGGCGGGCTAA
- a CDS encoding OsmC family protein, producing the protein MAFEIKTQGKGATGFHRTHTAEFWSVEQRMGGEPEKPNPLELLLGSLTGCMNVVLQMVAHEKGWTEVRSEFHARGELDPRGLRGDATVPPYFHTVILDVSVLGIPRDDLDFVRKEVGRRCPVHRLIEQAGIPIQETWHVQ; encoded by the coding sequence ATGGCATTTGAAATCAAAACCCAGGGGAAAGGGGCAACAGGCTTTCACCGTACTCACACCGCGGAATTTTGGTCGGTTGAGCAACGTATGGGTGGCGAGCCCGAAAAGCCCAACCCACTGGAATTGCTATTAGGTTCCCTCACCGGGTGTATGAATGTTGTTCTCCAAATGGTTGCTCACGAAAAGGGTTGGACCGAAGTTCGTTCCGAATTTCATGCCCGCGGGGAACTCGATCCCCGTGGATTACGCGGAGATGCGACTGTTCCCCCATATTTTCACACCGTGATATTAGATGTTAGCGTCTTAGGAATTCCGCGTGACGACTTAGATTTTGTCCGCAAGGAAGTGGGAAGACGCTGCCCGGTTCACCGACTTATCGAGCAAGCCGGCATTCCGATACAAGAAACCTGGCATGTTCAATAA
- a CDS encoding sensor domain-containing diguanylate cyclase gives MTATWEKTQQALRQVLMELHDLVPTRDVFIVLAPSSPFTMLSTHIAKEKTKDDRYPRLMAQIYCQEVQRTGQTLMISDTREHALFSAAQDSSVLAYLGSPIMSPDGTIFGTVCAVHDAPYVFSDQQYRTIVMVAHLLGVLLGIEQSALMDSLTGVYHRVFYDQYLHFDAIELGSTWGIVFIDGDNMKQINDEWGHRIGDLTICELARRISITVPEPRYIIRLGGDEFVVVLPHLDSKDIYQYLWSIAERIALVTSQPMIFDSATIQGSTSIGIAWAPVHGTNVSQVMHQADLAVLDAKAAGKARIVVAPIDPSKE, from the coding sequence ATGACAGCAACATGGGAGAAGACACAACAAGCGCTACGTCAGGTGTTAATGGAACTTCATGATTTGGTTCCCACGCGCGATGTGTTCATTGTGTTAGCGCCATCGAGTCCCTTTACCATGCTTTCCACCCATATTGCCAAAGAGAAAACAAAAGATGACCGCTATCCGAGGCTGATGGCCCAGATTTATTGCCAAGAAGTTCAGCGCACAGGACAAACCTTGATGATTTCCGATACGCGGGAACATGCGCTTTTTAGTGCAGCGCAAGATTCATCCGTCTTAGCTTATCTGGGCAGCCCCATTATGAGCCCCGATGGCACGATTTTTGGCACCGTCTGTGCCGTGCACGATGCGCCTTATGTTTTCAGCGACCAGCAATATCGCACCATTGTGATGGTCGCGCATTTGTTAGGCGTATTGCTAGGTATTGAGCAATCTGCGCTCATGGATTCCCTCACCGGTGTCTATCACCGGGTGTTTTACGATCAATATCTGCATTTTGATGCGATTGAACTAGGGAGTACATGGGGGATTGTCTTTATTGATGGCGATAACATGAAGCAAATTAATGATGAATGGGGTCACCGAATTGGTGATTTGACAATTTGTGAGCTTGCTCGCCGGATTTCTATCACTGTCCCCGAACCCCGGTATATTATTCGCCTGGGGGGCGACGAGTTTGTGGTCGTTCTCCCTCATCTCGACTCTAAAGATATTTACCAATATTTGTGGTCTATTGCGGAACGGATCGCTCTTGTCACATCGCAGCCGATGATATTTGATTCCGCGACAATTCAGGGCTCAACCAGTATTGGAATTGCCTGGGCTCCTGTACACGGAACGAACGTCTCTCAAGTCATGCACCAAGCGGACTTAGCTGTGTTGGATGCTAAAGCGGCAGGAAAGGCTCGCATTGTTGTGGCCCCGATTGATCCTTCTAAAGAATAG
- a CDS encoding fatty acyl-CoA synthetase, translated as MMFDDMMRWQNQIRRNTLGDLLRRVAGRSPDKTAVYFGDEMRSYAQWNREVNRLAFGLTSIGICSGEHIGLVARNSLRFLTLVLALAKMGVVVVPVNPTLTKDEFMYIFRNAEISGVVSDAAIKDRVQAALPQQNSVQFKALLDGAAPGWLSWDQLFAEQEDEYWSDVDDNYIAQILYTSGTESRPKGVILTHRNLIDQFVSIIMAGEFRSDDVVLHALPLFHSAQLNAFFGPFLYLGATHVLTEKPEPSRVLDLIERYRVTQFFAPPTIWIGLLRSPQFQPKRLRSLTKAVYGAAIMPTQVLKELGSKMPWIRFWNMYGMTEMAPFATSLPPEEQLTRPLSVGKPGINVEMAVLDDDEREVKRGELGEIVLRSSHAMQGYYNNPERTHEAFRYGWYHTGDVGFIDSQGYLTVVDRKKDMIKSGGENIASREIEDVLYTHPAVLECAVLGLPHPYWIEAVTAVVVLRDEMTASAEELRDFCRARLAGYKVPKAFLFHTHLPKNASGKVLKAQLKSICERQVNWLE; from the coding sequence ATGATGTTCGATGATATGATGAGGTGGCAGAATCAGATTCGTCGGAATACGCTCGGCGATTTATTACGCCGGGTTGCTGGTCGTTCTCCTGACAAAACTGCAGTTTACTTTGGCGACGAGATGCGGAGTTATGCGCAGTGGAATCGCGAAGTGAATCGTCTAGCCTTTGGCTTAACTTCTATAGGAATCTGTAGTGGCGAGCATATCGGTTTGGTGGCTCGTAATTCGCTTCGTTTTCTCACACTTGTTTTGGCTCTTGCCAAAATGGGGGTCGTGGTTGTTCCGGTTAATCCGACACTCACCAAAGACGAGTTCATGTACATTTTTCGTAATGCAGAGATTTCAGGTGTGGTATCGGATGCGGCAATTAAAGACCGGGTGCAGGCAGCGCTACCCCAACAGAATTCTGTACAATTCAAAGCACTGTTGGATGGTGCGGCACCGGGATGGTTATCGTGGGATCAACTTTTCGCGGAGCAAGAGGACGAATATTGGAGTGACGTGGATGACAATTATATTGCACAAATTCTTTACACAAGTGGGACTGAATCCCGCCCTAAAGGAGTGATTTTAACCCACCGCAATCTCATTGATCAATTCGTCAGTATAATCATGGCCGGAGAATTTCGATCGGATGATGTTGTCTTGCACGCTCTGCCGTTGTTTCATAGTGCTCAGTTAAATGCATTTTTTGGACCGTTTTTATATTTAGGGGCTACGCATGTTTTGACGGAAAAACCTGAACCTTCGCGGGTACTAGACCTCATTGAACGCTACCGCGTAACGCAATTTTTCGCTCCGCCTACAATTTGGATTGGACTATTGCGTTCACCCCAGTTTCAGCCAAAACGACTTCGGTCATTGACTAAAGCAGTTTATGGAGCCGCTATTATGCCTACGCAGGTATTGAAGGAATTGGGTTCTAAAATGCCATGGATTCGTTTTTGGAATATGTATGGAATGACGGAGATGGCACCGTTTGCAACAAGTCTTCCTCCTGAAGAGCAATTAACGCGTCCGTTATCTGTAGGAAAACCCGGAATTAATGTGGAAATGGCCGTGCTTGATGATGATGAAAGGGAAGTAAAACGGGGAGAATTGGGTGAAATTGTGCTGCGAAGTAGTCATGCCATGCAGGGGTACTATAATAATCCGGAACGAACACATGAGGCTTTTCGATACGGCTGGTATCATACCGGCGACGTGGGATTTATCGATTCACAAGGTTATCTGACGGTTGTAGACCGTAAAAAAGACATGATAAAGAGCGGTGGCGAAAACATCGCCAGCCGAGAAATTGAAGATGTGCTCTATACTCATCCGGCTGTCTTGGAATGCGCGGTATTGGGACTGCCTCATCCCTATTGGATAGAGGCTGTTACCGCGGTCGTGGTGTTACGCGATGAGATGACAGCGAGTGCTGAAGAGTTACGAGATTTCTGTCGCGCGCGTTTGGCGGGATATAAAGTGCCGAAAGCCTTTTTATTTCATACACACTTGCCCAAAAACGCTAGTGGAAAAGTGCTAAAAGCACAGTTGAAATCTATTTGTGAGCGCCAAGTGAATTGGTTGGAATAA